Below is a genomic region from Persicimonas caeni.
ACGCTTGACGGTGACGGTGTCCTGGCCGCGCTCGGAGTGCGAGTCGAGCACCTCATCAGCAAATTCGCGCTCGACGATGTCAATTAACTTCTTAGCCATGGGGGCTCACTTCGTTCGCTTGAAAGAGCGAAAAAGCAAAAGAGCGACATGAGACGTCGTCGTGGCTCTTTGGCTCTTTTGCTTGCTCGCTACTTTGCTTGGCGTATCTACTCTGCGGGTTCGAAAACCGGACGCGGCTCGCCGATGCCTTCATCTTCGCGCTCGCGCACCTTTTCTTCGTACGCGTACTTCTTCCAGGGCTCGTCCTGGATCTTCTCCTGCAGTTTCATCAAACCGTCGATGACCTGCTCGGGGCGCGGCGGACAACCCGGAATATACACGTCGACCGGGATGATTTTGTCGATGCCCTGGACGGTGGCGTAGTTGTCGTAGAAGCCACCGGTCGAAGCGCACACGCCGAAGGCCATGACCCACTTGGGCTCGGCCATCTGCTCGTAGATGCGTCGCAGGTGCGGGGCGAGCTTGTGGTT
It encodes:
- a CDS encoding NADH-quinone oxidoreductase subunit B, coding for MGLEHQLPEVLTTRLESAVNWARKYSLFQYPFVTACCGMEYMATAAARYDIARFGAEIPRFSPRQADLLWVVGTVNHKLAPHLRRIYEQMAEPKWVMAFGVCASTGGFYDNYATVQGIDKIIPVDVYIPGCPPRPEQVIDGLMKLQEKIQDEPWKKYAYEEKVREREDEGIGEPRPVFEPAE